TACCCCTGCGTGGAGCGGGCCCTGACGGACCGTCGGCTCCGGCTGCACGGCTGGTACTACGAGGTCCACACCGGTGCGGTGCTCGAACACCGCCCGGACACCGACACCTTCGAAGCGCTGTGAGGCGCGCGATGACCGACCCCCACAACACCGAGGACCCCGCCCGCGGGTCCGGCCTCGGGAGCCTCCCGGCGAGGTTCCCCCATCTGCGGCAGGACCTCGCCGCCTCCGTCGTCGTGTTCCTGGTCGCGCTGCCGCTCTGCGTCGGCGTCGCGGTCGCCTCCGGCGTGCCGGCCGAACTCGGCCTGGTCACCGGCATCGTGGGCGGTGTCGTCACCGGCCTGATGCGCGGCAGCAGCCTCCAGGTGTCGGGTCCCGCCGCGGGACTGACCGTGCTGGTCTTCGAGGCCGTGCGGGAGTACGGCCTCGCGTCCCTCGGCGTGATCGTGCTCGCCACCGGGCTGCTCCAACTCCTCATGGGCGCGCTGAAACTGGGGCGCTGGTTCCGGGCGATCTCCCTCTCGGTCGTCGAGGGGATGCTGGCCGGCATCGGGCTCGTCCTCATCGCGGGCCAGCTCTACGCGATGGCCGGTCTGAAGGCACCGGCGTCCGGCGTCGACAAGCTCACCGGGCTGCCACGGGCGCTCGCCGACGCCGTCGGGGACCCGGACGCGCTGGCCTCGCTCGGCCTCGGCGTCGGCACCGTCGCCGTCCTCGTCCTGTGGCCACGGCTGCCTCGGCGGGTGCGGGCGGTTCCGGCGGCGCTCGGTGCCGTCCTCCTCGCCACCCTGGCCGTGCCGCTGCTCGGCCTGCCCGTCGCCACGGTCGAGGTCCGGGGCCTGCTGGGCTCGATCCAGCCGCCGCCCCTCGACGCGTTCGGCGGTCTGGCGACGGCCGGGCTGCTCGGCACGATCCTCGCGTTCACCCTGATCGCCTCCGCCGAGTCGCTGTTCAGCGCGGCGGCCGTGGACCGGATGCACGACGGCCCGCGGACCGCGTACGACAAGGAACTGACGGCACAGGGCGCGGGCAACACGGTCTGCGGTCTCCTCGGGGCGCTGCCGATGACCGCCGTGATCGTCCGCAGCGCGGCGAACGTGCGTGCGGGCGCCCGCACGAAGGCGTCCCGGGTGCTGCACGGCGTCTGGCTCCTGCTGTTCGCGGCGCTGCTGCCGGCCGCGCTCGGTGTCATCCCGCTGCCCGCCCTCGCCGGCGTCCTGGTGCACGCGGGCTGGAAGCTGATCCCGCTGCGCCAGGTCGCGTCCCTGTGGCGTGAGCACCGGGGCGAGGCGCTGATCCTCGTCGTGACCGCCGTGTCGATCGTCGCGGTCAGCATGTTCGAGGGCGTGCTGATCGGACTCGCCCTGGCGGTGGCCAAGACGGCGTGGGAGGCCTCGCACGTGCGGCTCGACGTCATAGACAAGGGCGCCGGTCCCGTCCAGGTGTACCTGTCGGGCAACGCCACGTTCCTGCGGCTGCCCAGGATCCTCGACAGCCTGGAGGCGCTGCCGCAGGACCGTCCGATCGAGCTGAACATCT
The window above is part of the Streptomyces sp. NBC_01428 genome. Proteins encoded here:
- a CDS encoding SulP family inorganic anion transporter, with the translated sequence MTDPHNTEDPARGSGLGSLPARFPHLRQDLAASVVVFLVALPLCVGVAVASGVPAELGLVTGIVGGVVTGLMRGSSLQVSGPAAGLTVLVFEAVREYGLASLGVIVLATGLLQLLMGALKLGRWFRAISLSVVEGMLAGIGLVLIAGQLYAMAGLKAPASGVDKLTGLPRALADAVGDPDALASLGLGVGTVAVLVLWPRLPRRVRAVPAALGAVLLATLAVPLLGLPVATVEVRGLLGSIQPPPLDAFGGLATAGLLGTILAFTLIASAESLFSAAAVDRMHDGPRTAYDKELTAQGAGNTVCGLLGALPMTAVIVRSAANVRAGARTKASRVLHGVWLLLFAALLPAALGVIPLPALAGVLVHAGWKLIPLRQVASLWREHRGEALILVVTAVSIVAVSMFEGVLIGLALAVAKTAWEASHVRLDVIDKGAGPVQVYLSGNATFLRLPRILDSLEALPQDRPIELNISGLHHLDHACRSALETWSTRHSAAGTEPVRVTPDM